One Carya illinoinensis cultivar Pawnee chromosome 5, C.illinoinensisPawnee_v1, whole genome shotgun sequence genomic window, GGCCTGGAGTTTGTTATCGGATAAGGCTAAGAGATTGGCATATAACCAGAAGAGGAACTTAAAAGGATTTCAGCAGAAAGCTTCAGCCTGGAGTGGTGGTCCATCAGGGCCACCCAGAGCAAATGGATTTCATAATGTTACTAGTAATGTTACTTCTGCAAGGAATACCCAAAGCAACACTCGGGTGGGTCCTACTTCAGTTCCTCATCCTCCACATATCAAACCTGATACTTTTTGGACTGTTTGTAATCGATGCAAGACACATTATGAGTACCTCAGGATTTATTTAAATCATACTCTGCTTTGCCCTAATTGTCATGAGGCCTTTATGGCTTTAGAGAAGCCTCCACCTCCAAATGTCTTCAAGTCATCCAGTTGGTCTTCTCACCAAACGCATCAGAACTCAAGACATCATGCTCCAAGCAGTGACGCATATAATGCTGCTAGGAATTGTAAAACTGCTCAAAATTTGGAACCTGGGGGATCTGCAGGTCTGAATTCTTTCAATAACACTAACTTTCACTGGAATTCTTTCTCAAGAGGGGTTGATTTTAGTTGCACTGCTGCATCAACTTCTGCTGCTGCTCAAGCTGCAACTGTGGTTCAACAGGCTAGTGAGAGAGTGAAGAGAGAATGTGAAGATGCACGGTTGGCTGATAGCAAATGGGAGAGGAGTCATCTATACAAGGGAATGGGTAATTCTGCCCTTACAGGTGAGATGCCAATGAAGAAGAGAAAGCTAGATGATAATTGTTTGAACAGTTATGGAGGCTATGTGGCAAATCAAATGACCATGGGAAATGTAGGACCTGGCATGGGAGGTGCATCTGAATCAACCAAGGGTTATTCTGGAACAGAAAAGATCTATGGTTTTGCTGGCACATATAATAAGCCTAACAGTGAGAGAGAGTTGATGTTTTTTGAAACAAAGAACATGCTAATGGATAAGGCTCGGATTGAACTCCACAAGAAACTTAAAGAATGGAGCTCATTAACTGAAACAAATACTGCaaacaaagagaaggaaaaggTGAAAAACAGAGAGACTAAGAATCAACGGATTGCGGTGAATGATGACACATATGACCTGCATAAGGAAGGTGAATCAGATGTTAGTGGCAAAAGACAGCAAAACAAGAAGTCTCCCTCTAACTATATGGATGATGATACGGACAAAGATTCTGTTGCATCACTGTCAATCAATGTTCCAGATTCTGACTTTCACAATTTTGACCTGGACAGAACTGAAAATTCCTTCGAGGATAACCAGGTCTGGGCTGCATATGATGACGATGATGGCATGCCTCGTTACTATGCTCGAGTTCACAAGGTGATCTCGTTGAAACCATTTAAGATGCGGATAAGTTGGCTTAACTCAAGAAGCAACCGTGAATTGGGCCCACTACACTGGATAGGGTCTGGTTTTTCCAAAACTTGTGGGGATTTCAGGGTTGGCAGACAGGAAACCACTGAaacattaaattctttctctcACAAGGTTACATGGACAAAAGGAACCCGTGGGGTCATTTGCGTATATCCTATGAAAGGAGAAGTCTGGGCTCTGTATAGAAACTGGTCCCCGGATTGGAATGAGCATACACCTGCTGATGTCATACACAAATATGACATGGTGGAAGTGCTTGATGACTTTAACGTGGAACAAGGTGTGGCTGTTATTCCCCTTGTAAAAGTTTCTGGTTTCAGGACAGTGTTTCACAAGCACATGGACCCCATGGAGGTCAGAAGGATTCCCAAAGAAGAAATGTTTCGCTTCTCTCATCAGGTCCCTAATTACCTGCTGACGGGCCAAGAAGCTGATATCGCTCCAAAAGACTGCCGGGAGTTAGACCCAGCAGCTACCCCTTTGGAACTCCTTCAGGTTATAACGGAATCTGATGAGGAGCCTGCATTGAAGAACTGTGTCGAGGAAGATGTGTTGCAGAGTATCCCAAAAAGAAATGTAAATGAGATGGTGGGGAATGCTCAGACAAGTAACCAAGATGATTAAGTGGCAGCAAAGGATGACAAGCTCACCAAAGATGATGAGAGATAGTGGAGCTTGGCGCTGATGGGTAAACGATGCTAAAAAAGCTAAGATTTCCTATTTAGGATGTGTTTCTCGCTGGATGCACCCCTTtctgagtgtttttttttttttgcaagccTGACCATATTGTAGAAAATGCTTAATTGGCTATTCATGGGTCAAAAGTGATCCAgagttttttggttttctaGCTGTACATTATTGGGACAGTTAAGTTTCACATGGAAGGAAGCTCATCACGACCATATACTGAGGATCGCCGTCCGGTCTTTTTCTTCAAGCTATAGATACTTCTAGGAGATAAAAAGGTTACAACCTTGACTTCTTGGGCATTTCATGAGCCAGATGTGGATGCTTCTCACCCTACTGGATTTTGTGTCTAGTTTTTATATACAAGATGTATTTATACGTTGTTTGTACGAGATCTTAGAGATTTTTTACGTGATGGACTCATTTTGTAGTTTCCCATTTCAAGTTCCTGTAATCTGCAACAACCTGCTATTGATCAATAGCCGGTTCTATATTTAACTGAGAAGGGTTGCTGAGTTTGAAATCTTTGTGGAGGGTTTATATGATATAAGGTTTTAAAAGAGGGATTATTTAAaaggaacaagaaaaatgattgcTATAGGTTATATTTTATCTACATTTTTCTTCTTGCTCCCTTCCACACGGACAATCTCGGAAGATCAGCTATTGTTGACTATGGGAATGAACTGTCGTTTGATTTGATATTGGCGATATTTGGATTAGCAACAGGCACTCTTGCCCTTTATATCCTATATTTGGTTTGTAGCAACTTAGCTCGAGAAATATGTTCCTTGCATTGTTTGacgctttctttcttttcccactACTGTTCAGGTTGCTTTCTTATTCACAAGTACCTGGTCTTCTTCTAGCAGCTTGTTCAGTCGGGCatgattattatttaaaagaaaatagtgtTCTTTAAACCAATCTTAATTAACAACTCTTACTTGATCATTGTATGGTACTGCACATTGTTGTGCCACTCACCCTTTCGTCTGGTTTGGATAGAACCCTTCCTCCTCTTCACTTCCAATTTCCTGACTAATGCTTTCATCAAAAAGTTCTACTTCCATATTTGTCACTCTTCCATGCatggtttattttttcttatatcaaagatgcattaaaattaaaatagagataGAAGAGGGGGGATGAGGTGCCCAATACAAAAATCTCATTACAATGATTACTGTGCTCAAAAGGAGAgggtaaaataaaaagaaatggtaAATGAATGATAGGGTTACATACGAGTGCATTTCATAGAACTCCACTTCCATTGCTTCCATGTTTCTATTcgagaaaagtaaaaatatagtaGGATAACTTTAGAAGGAAAAATTCAATCGTTTGTAATAAGGGAGAATCAAATGATTCTCCATAAGATTGCTATATTCGAATTTGGTTCCATAAAATCTTAATGTATAGCTGTAAATATATGTAGATatgttttcaatatttgtattttgaTCATTTCCTATTTTATAGGATCATATTGTTGTaatttattctatatatatttgatgttatCTCCTACACACGTCAATGAGGATTTTAACCATTATACATTGTTTCTTAAACATCTTTATAGTATCAGTTTCAAggttttttctttgattctaACCATGGCTGCTtcgacttcttcatcttctactCTTCTGCTCAACACAATGGTGTATATGCTCATCATTAAATTGACTTCCTCCAATTACTTATTGTAGAAAAATCAGTTTGTTCCTCTATTAGCCAACCAAGATTTGTTTGGTTATTTGGATGGTAGTATCGTGTCTCCCTCAGCCACAATTCTTGCCGATGATGGCACCACCAAGCCAAATCCGGCGTACACTTCTTGGCTGCATGCTGATCAGACGCTTCTTAATTTGCTCTTCTCTTTTCTTACCGAGGAGTCTATGAGTGAGGTATTGGGTTTATGT contains:
- the LOC122309035 gene encoding uncharacterized protein LOC122309035, encoding MECNKDEAVRAKDIAERKFTERNYAGAKKFALKAQNLYPELEGLSQMLTTLDVYISAENKIGGEADWYGVLEVNPLADDETVKKQYRKLALTLHPDKNKCLGAEGAFKLVSEAWSLLSDKAKRLAYNQKRNLKGFQQKASAWSGGPSGPPRANGFHNVTSNVTSARNTQSNTRVGPTSVPHPPHIKPDTFWTVCNRCKTHYEYLRIYLNHTLLCPNCHEAFMALEKPPPPNVFKSSSWSSHQTHQNSRHHAPSSDAYNAARNCKTAQNLEPGGSAGLNSFNNTNFHWNSFSRGVDFSCTAASTSAAAQAATVVQQASERVKRECEDARLADSKWERSHLYKGMGNSALTGEMPMKKRKLDDNCLNSYGGYVANQMTMGNVGPGMGGASESTKGYSGTEKIYGFAGTYNKPNSERELMFFETKNMLMDKARIELHKKLKEWSSLTETNTANKEKEKVKNRETKNQRIAVNDDTYDLHKEGESDVSGKRQQNKKSPSNYMDDDTDKDSVASLSINVPDSDFHNFDLDRTENSFEDNQVWAAYDDDDGMPRYYARVHKVISLKPFKMRISWLNSRSNRELGPLHWIGSGFSKTCGDFRVGRQETTETLNSFSHKVTWTKGTRGVICVYPMKGEVWALYRNWSPDWNEHTPADVIHKYDMVEVLDDFNVEQGVAVIPLVKVSGFRTVFHKHMDPMEVRRIPKEEMFRFSHQVPNYLLTGQEADIAPKDCRELDPAATPLELLQVITESDEEPALKNCVEEDVLQSIPKRNVNEMVGNAQTSNQDD